Within the Glycine max cultivar Williams 82 chromosome 12, Glycine_max_v4.0, whole genome shotgun sequence genome, the region GGTTAGTGAAATTATGATTGTAATGGTTGAAGAGCACTTCAGGGAAGTTGTATGATGGAATATGTGATACTGACCAAATATAAATGAGTCCAAGCTCTTGTTTGGCATGTATTCATAAAGTAAGATTTTTTCATCTCCTTTAATGCAATAGCCCCTGAGTCTAACAAGGTTCCGATGCTGAAGTTTTGCAATCAAAATAACCTCATTCTTGAATTCCTCTAAGCCTTGAGTGGAAACacttgaaagcctctttacaGCTATGTCTTGACCTCCAGGAAACGTTCCctggattaaaaaaattcatatatcatGAGGAAATTTTGCATGGACTCAATGCTATTGCTAGATTGCGAATGAAACTTAATGACTTAACCAATCACCTTATAAACAGGTATATAAACTCATATATCAAGCTAGTTAGAGTGTGAGAGATTTTCTGTCGCTGTGAGAGTGCGCGCATATGTGTAACAGAGAGTGAGAGATCTCTCAATgtcttttttcttctaaatatatacatatatatatatatatatatatatatatatatatatatatatatatatatatatatatatatatatatatatatatatatatatatatatatatatatatatatatatatatatatatatatatatatatatatatatatatatatatatatatatatatatatatgtatatgtatgtatatataaccTTGATTACATGtgtgaagaaaaaatattttaattcaacacGAAAAACTAAACTCTTACCAGCCTTATGGGCATTTTTCTTTCTCCACACAATTGCAGGTACCATTATGCATGCCAGAGTAATAatgcatattaaaattattgtaaCAATCAATGGCAGTCCTCTGGATGAATGATTTCTCGGTGGCTCTTTTTTCCAAATTGGCTCTGCAGTTTATTTAACTTCATGAGAAAAGacattgttttaaaattcaacGGAGTTTGGAAAATTCAGGACCAGAACTAATCTCTGCTCCAGTGGGAACAGTAAGACATTCATAAGCATACGGAAGAAAATCTGTAAAAAGTTGCTCTTATTTGGAATTGAGAATTTGATCAACAATGCTTTCCAGAAGAAGGTAACACGTgcaagttaaataaaataattctgaTCTAGCTAACCTTTATGGtattaatagagaaaaacagaAAAGTGTTGCAGAGACGTTTAATAAAAATGCTAACCTTGGGTACATTTCATAGTTGAGTCATTCCACTTATAGTTTGGATTGCAAAGGCACCTGGTTCCTCCTTTACTTGTTCTGCACGTTGAATGAGACCATTTCTTGCAGTCTATAGGCTTAATACAGGGAGGTTCTGGTGCTGGTAgccaattgatttttattacaaCATCTTGTATGCAATCAGCTACATTAAATGGAATATTAGGTGTGTTATTTTGATCTCTTCTGGAACTACAGGAATGTGAAGCATCTGTTTCAATGAAAAATGTTCTGGTATCTTCATCGATCCGAGTAACGGGGTACGATATTCCTCCTGGCATCAGGAATGTAACGTGGCCTGTTGATTTGTTGCAGTATAACTTGTTGTACATGGGGTCTCCACAGTTTGGCCCAGTGCTTAGCGGGTAAGGAATAATATATGTGCCGCAAGGTTCACAGAATTTTGCAGCTGCAATTGATGGTGCTGCACAAGAATATATGTAATTGAATTCAGCAATTAATCAGGTGGCATTCATGTTTTCAGCTGCTTTATCTGTCAATCCTTCTAATTGACAAGTCAACAACAAGGCCTATCATCTCCAAGTTAATTTTAAGGCATACAATAATTTTTACTCCATGACACcactaatgatttttttttgtttgtttatgctGGCTCACTAATCGCTTCTGTTAAGCTGGAAACGAAACAATGTAAGTCAAGTTTACCAAATAActgatgaatgaatgaattaacAAGATATAAAATACCTATATCAGAAGTCTTGAGCAGGATAGAAAGATTACGTCCACGATCGTACTCCTCTACAAGAGTAGATAAATCTTGTTTCCAGATCTTGCATGTGTAGGAACCACGATCATATGAAGGCGCAGTATAGGAATACGCCTGGCATTGCGACTCGGGACACTTGTTGGTGTTAAGGCAAAAGGATTTacattcttcctctttttctatGGAGATTTCTTGTTCTGGGGGGTTACCCACTTTTATGCTGGTTAAGTTCAGGAACATGACGTTCGTGTCGACACACGATAATGTTGATTTTCTTTTACACCCTTGGAGCGGGAATTCTCCTTCATGCCCGGGAATGAATCCAGGCAAACACTTGCAGTGAATCCGGTTATTTTTGTTGCAGATGGCAAAGCTCCCGCAATAGTCACGTATATCGCACTTGTGGTCTGGCTTCCACCATTTCTTAACCCATTCCGTTCCATTAAACTCGAGAAATTGTATCTCCCCGCTATAATTCATTACTAGCCTTGATTGTTGCGGCCACCCAAAGCTTATTGCGTTCAACTGTATTTCTTTGGGAATCATTTCTGCATCGAGTCCATCAGCTGTCCAGTAAAGTTGTGAATGGTTAATTAGCACTGCGTAGTTTGGTCTCTCATCAATTTGAAGCAGTCGAAAGGTGAAGTTCCCAGGTGCCGGGTCAGTGGGGTTTCTCCATGAAGTCAATGCTAAACTTGCATCCATTTTCATGTCAGGAAGAAACGTGTCTGTTGGGTTCTCGAAACTCTGCCACAGGTAATTACTGGTTCCCGAGTTATCGTCCATGAGTACTAGGTTCCCTGATTCTAGGAGCTTCAGTGTTCTGTTTGTGGACGAGGGTGCTTCAATTACAGAGGACCAATGCCTTTTTGACGCACCTTCTACCACCAGATTTCCATCCTCTGCAATTCGAAAAACACCACTAGAATCTAAAACAGGCTTGTCTCTATTGGCAACCCATACCACTGTTTGTGGGTTGAACTGATACCATATCCCCAAGTAGTAGTAGCTTTTTACAACACGGCTGCTATCATTTAAAGAAAAGAAGCCAAGCTCAAATGTGCGACTTGATGAAACAAGGTTCTCCATTGAGTTCAGAGTTATCTTTTGGCCAGCCTTCAAAGTATCTCCAGTGGAACAGAGTTGGAAGCATAACACCAAagcaagaagaaggaagaaggagaacAGAACCTCATCACTGCTTCTCATATCTAATACAAACCTTCTTCTGCTAGCTGTTGTCCTTAATTGTAATCCTTCTCCTGCAGTTGAAATCCATTTATGCTATCGACTAGTATATATTTGAACCACACACGTTGGTGTCATTGTTGATCACCTATACGATAGACTTACACTAGCTAGGTACAATAGTAGTAATTTAACTCCATTTTCTTGACTCATTGTACTCGATTCTCTTGACTGGGATAGTGATGATACGGTTCAACAAAAAGGTATATTAAAGTTAAAGTCTTTCGAAAAACGTTAATAATGTCGTTATTAGTGATATCAAGTCTTTCCAcaattatcattaatttgaagTGTCGTGTATAAAGAAAAATCTGCGATGATGAATACATGCATGCATTTTTATGTGGTACTGCTAGCGTCAATGGCATCAAAGTCATCGCCCAGGTCTACGCCATTCGTCAGTACTCGTTTCCTTGTTACCTCACATTCGGTCTGCCTCTATCACCCTAATGTTTTTCTTCGTTGTCTTAAACTTAGTGGGGGGTATTAGGTGGTCTGATACCACCACAGGATCCGTGGCCGTGGTCTAATAATCGCATAATAGgtgaacaataaaaaatatactcatTAACAATAACAACCTCAGAAGAATTAATGGTGATACCTCATAATTTAATGTGtgttatgaaattttaaattctccttaatcaattttaatatattaaagtatCCATGTGTAATACGATTATTTGTTGAGatcataaatgagattttatcCTGAACCACCTAACAATTATCCTTATCAACTCGATTGGCAGCCGTATATTGAGTTGAATAGTTATTGGTAGCATTTTAGTATAGCTTAGTTattattttgaacattttatttatttatttatttaataattaagacaccaaattaaaccaaataagtaaataacaaaAGTCAAATTAAACCTTCAAATTTTTATCAGTGATGTCTTGTTCAGTCAGGATAAAGAGCAACTTTGAAGCCTAAAGAGAAATGTAAAGTTCCTTAGAAACATAAATCCAAAACCACAACCAGCTTAATTATTATCTGTGACATAATTGATCTAATCTAGAAGACTAGAACaagagttataaaaaaaaaatcatatcatgTGACGTATTGCTGTCACAATAAAGACATTAAATTGGAAAGGTTAAAGAAGTggcaataaaataaacaagagaaaaaaatcattattttttttaattgaggggAGTAAAGACCATATAGAATTACATTAATGAATCATGAGTAACTATATAACAAAACTTAACACCACATTTTAATCCAAAACTTTAAGGTTCAAGTTTAGGGATCTTCTACTTACTTATATGACTCTCAACTTTTCGACTTCTACTTGATGTGAAACTTCACCCCACACTTGTactctaatatttttttgtctctctcattCGAGCAGGAGCAAGCAAGAACTGTCAGTCGTGTAATTTTATTGAAGGTGCTTATAGCGTGCCTTTATTTGATAAAGGGAATTCTAATAAATGAACTGGATTGCTTATTCATTTTAACACTTCAAGTAAGTCCAATCCCTTTTCCATCATTGCTTCTATCCAATTTGTATCATTAGggattgattttagttttagCTGTTCTCTTTTCATAAATTTCgttaaaattgaatttctgtGGTGCTTTTTGAAATATACTTGACCAAATCATTTGCtgttaattttacaaattacCTAGTTGAAATGGAACAGAATATTGAGACTGATTTATATTGCTATGATTAAGTGTCCCATGTACTAGATATGTTCCGATTTCTTACTAAATTGAAGTGTGCTGAATAATTTGGATATGCACTTAATCTTGTGATTTTTTATTGGCTGTAGATTCCTAGGGATCTCATTTGAGTCTATACATTGCCACTGTTGGAACTTATTGGCTATGGAACGATGAATGAACTGCTGACATACTTGAATTATCATTTGGTGTTTTGAATTGTTCCAAgagatattttttaac harbors:
- the LOC100807714 gene encoding G-type lectin S-receptor-like serine/threonine-protein kinase At4g03230 isoform X2, yielding MRSSDEVLFSFFLLLALVLCFQLCSTGDTLKAGQKITLNSMENLVSSSRTFELGFFSLNDSSRVVKSYYYLGIWYQFNPQTVVWVANRDKPVLDSSGVFRIAEDGNLVVEGASKRHWSSVIEAPSSTNRTLKLLESGNLVLMDDNSGTSNYLWQSFENPTDTFLPDMKMDASLALTSWRNPTDPAPGNFTFRLLQIDERPNYAVLINHSQLYWTADGLDAEMIPKEIQLNAISFGWPQQSRLVMNYSGEIQFLEFNGTEWVKKWWKPDHKCDIRDYCGSFAICNKNNRIHCKCLPGFIPGHEGEFPLQGCKRKSTLSCVDTNVMFLNLTSIKVGNPPEQEISIEKEEECKSFCLNTNKCPESQCQAYSYTAPSYDRGSYTCKIWKQDLSTLVEEYDRGRNLSILLKTSDIAPSIAAAKFCEPCGTYIIPYPLSTGPNCGDPMYNKLYCNKSTGHVTFLMPGGISYPVTRIDEDTRTFFIETDASHSCSSRRDQNNTPNIPFNVADCIQDVVIKINWLPAPEPPCIKPIDCKKWSHSTCRTSKGGTRCLCNPNYKWNDSTMKCTQEPIWKKEPPRNHSSRGLPLIVTIILICIITLACIMVPAIVWRKKNAHKADRASTQIQESLYESERQVKGLIGLGSLEEKDIEGIEVPCYTYASILAATDNFSDSNKLGRGGYGPVYKGTFPGGQDIAVKRLSSVSTQGLEEFKNEVILIAKLQHRNLVRLRGYCIEGDEKILLYEYMPNKSLDSFIFDPTRTSLLDWPIRFEIIVGIARGMLYLHQDSRLRVIHRDLKTSNILLDEEMNPKISDFGLAKIFGGKETEACTGRVMGTFGYMAPEYALDGFFSTKSDVFSFGVVLLEILSGKKNTGFYQSKQISSLLGHAWKLWTENKLLDLMDPSLCETCNENEFIKCAVIGLLCVQDEPSDRPTMSNVLFMLDIEAASMPIPTQPTFFVKKHLSSSASSSSKPDIGQYESSYQEGR